The Desulfuromonas acetexigens genome has a segment encoding these proteins:
- the tyrS gene encoding tyrosine--tRNA ligase, translating to MKSVQEQMAVIRRGAVEILVEAELEEKIAQSVKTGVPLKIKAGFDPTAPDLHVGHTVLIQKLKQFQDLGHHVCFLIGDFTGMIGDPTGKNETRKALTREQVLLNAETYKEQVFKILDPEKTEVVFNSTWMGQMSAAGLIALASRYTVARMLERDDFHKRFSGQQPIAIHEFLYPLVQGYDSVALKSDVELGGTDQKFNLLVGRELQRQEGQRPQSVLTMPLLEGLDGVNKMSKSLGNYIGITEPPKEIYGKVMSITDELMVRYYELLSDVDLATLQKVKDGVAGRPDGAHPMESKKALARELVTRFHGAAESRQAEEDFVQQFKQKEIPDDIEVISLTASGPLWICKLLTDTGLTKSNGEARRLIQQGGVKIDGEKVENPDLAIDDRQALVLQAGKRRFARIEFVSK from the coding sequence ATGAAGTCGGTTCAGGAACAGATGGCCGTTATCCGGCGCGGAGCGGTGGAAATCCTCGTCGAGGCGGAGTTGGAGGAAAAAATCGCCCAGTCGGTGAAGACCGGCGTCCCTCTGAAAATCAAGGCGGGATTCGATCCGACCGCTCCCGACCTGCATGTCGGCCACACGGTCCTGATCCAGAAGCTCAAGCAGTTTCAGGATCTGGGGCACCACGTCTGTTTTCTCATCGGCGACTTCACCGGCATGATCGGCGATCCCACCGGCAAGAACGAAACCCGCAAGGCTCTGACCCGCGAGCAGGTGCTGTTGAACGCCGAGACCTACAAGGAGCAGGTCTTCAAGATTCTCGATCCGGAAAAAACCGAGGTTGTTTTCAACAGTACCTGGATGGGACAAATGTCCGCCGCCGGTCTCATCGCCCTGGCCTCCCGCTACACCGTGGCGCGCATGCTCGAGCGGGACGATTTCCACAAGCGCTTCAGCGGCCAGCAGCCGATCGCGATCCACGAATTCCTTTATCCGCTGGTGCAAGGGTACGACTCGGTGGCGCTGAAGTCCGATGTGGAACTGGGCGGCACCGATCAGAAGTTCAACCTGCTGGTCGGCCGCGAGCTGCAGCGGCAGGAGGGGCAGCGTCCCCAGTCGGTGCTGACCATGCCGCTGCTCGAAGGGCTTGACGGCGTCAACAAGATGAGCAAGTCCCTGGGGAATTACATCGGCATCACCGAGCCGCCCAAGGAAATTTACGGCAAGGTGATGAGCATCACCGATGAGTTGATGGTGCGCTACTATGAACTCCTTTCCGATGTCGATCTCGCCACCTTGCAGAAAGTCAAGGACGGCGTCGCCGGTCGCCCCGACGGCGCCCATCCCATGGAGAGCAAAAAGGCCCTGGCCCGAGAGCTGGTGACGCGTTTCCACGGAGCCGCCGAGTCCCGGCAGGCCGAGGAGGATTTTGTCCAGCAGTTCAAGCAGAAGGAAATTCCCGACGATATCGAGGTGATCAGCCTGACCGCTTCCGGCCCTCTGTGGATCTGCAAGCTGCTGACCGACACCGGCCTGACCAAATCCAACGGTGAAGCCCGGCGCCTCATCCAGCAGGGAGGGGTGAAAATTGATGGGGAAAAGGTCGAGAATCCCGACCTGGCAATCGATGATCGTCAGGCGCTGGTGTTGCAGGCCGGGAAGCGCAGGTTTGCCCGCATCGAATTTGTATCGAAATAA
- a CDS encoding TIGR00282 family metallophosphoesterase, producing MKILFIGDVVGRAGRLALSSRLSRLIDRHQIDLVVANGENAAAGFGLTADLARELYDLGVDVLTSGNHIWDKKELYPYLESQKRLLRPANYPAGAPGRGHGVYTTSAGIPVGILNLEGRVFMGNLECPFRVADALVEELRRQTPIILVDFHAEATSEKAALGCYLDGRVSAVVGTHTHVPTADERILPGGTAYMTDVGMTGSRDSVIGIRKELAVEKFLSLLPVRFEVAKKDSVICAVVLTIDEQTGRAVGIERVLEELAD from the coding sequence TTGAAAATTCTCTTTATCGGAGATGTCGTCGGCCGCGCCGGGCGCCTGGCCCTATCCAGCCGCCTTAGCCGTCTGATCGACCGCCACCAGATCGACCTGGTGGTCGCCAACGGCGAAAACGCCGCGGCCGGCTTCGGTCTCACCGCCGACCTGGCCCGAGAGTTGTACGATCTCGGGGTCGATGTGCTGACCTCGGGCAATCATATCTGGGACAAGAAGGAACTTTATCCCTACCTGGAGAGCCAGAAGCGGCTGTTGCGTCCGGCCAACTATCCGGCCGGAGCGCCCGGTCGGGGGCATGGGGTCTACACCACCAGCGCCGGGATTCCGGTGGGCATCCTCAATCTTGAAGGCCGGGTTTTCATGGGTAATCTGGAGTGCCCCTTTCGCGTCGCCGATGCCCTGGTCGAGGAGTTACGCCGGCAGACGCCGATCATTCTGGTCGATTTTCACGCCGAAGCGACGAGTGAAAAGGCGGCGCTCGGCTGCTATCTCGATGGCCGGGTCTCGGCGGTGGTCGGGACCCATACCCATGTGCCGACCGCCGACGAGCGCATCCTCCCCGGCGGGACCGCTTACATGACCGATGTCGGCATGACCGGCAGCCGCGATTCGGTCATCGGCATCCGCAAGGAATTGGCCGTGGAAAAGTTTCTTTCGCTCTTGCCGGTGCGTTTCGAGGTGGCCAAGAAGGACTCGGTGATCTGCGCCGTGGTTTTGACCATCGATGAGCAAACCGGCCGCGCCGTCGGCATCGAACGTGTGCTTGAAGAGCTCGCTGACTAA
- the rny gene encoding ribonuclease Y: MALAGGAFGGSLLRRKFIESRLAGAELTAEQIVEEARKQADTIHKEALIQAKDTVLEAKAEWEKEARELRREIQAQEKRLLQREEHLDRKGLQLDGREEELSQRERALPLMEDKVRAREKEAEDLVAQQAERLETISGMTAEEAKQTIIAGMESEARHDAAKRIKQIEDEAKETADKKAKEILALAIQRYAGDYVAEKAVSVVPLPTDEMKGRIIGREGRNIRAIEAATGIDLIIDDTPEAVIISGFNPVRREVARLTLERLVADGRIHPARIEEVVAKAEQEVDDAIREAGEQATFDVGVHGIHPEIIKLIGRLRYRTSYGQNVLQHSLEVAFLCGIMASELGINVKQAKRAGLLHDIGKAVDHEIEGSHAVIGADLARKYGESPKIVHAIAAHHEDEKPETILAVLVQAADALSGARPGARREMLETYVKRLEDLERIGTSFSGVSSCYAIQAGREIRVMVSSEDVTDAQSYVLAKDIARKIEAEMTYPGQIKVNVIRETRATEYAK, encoded by the coding sequence ATGGCGTTGGCCGGAGGCGCTTTTGGCGGCTCCCTGCTGCGCCGCAAATTCATTGAATCCCGCCTCGCCGGAGCCGAACTCACCGCCGAGCAGATTGTCGAAGAAGCGCGGAAGCAGGCCGACACCATCCACAAGGAGGCGTTGATCCAGGCCAAGGACACGGTGCTGGAAGCCAAGGCCGAATGGGAGAAGGAAGCCCGTGAGTTGCGTCGGGAAATCCAGGCCCAGGAAAAGCGTCTGCTGCAACGTGAGGAGCATCTGGATCGCAAGGGACTGCAACTCGACGGCCGGGAGGAGGAGCTTTCCCAGCGGGAGCGAGCCCTGCCGCTGATGGAAGACAAGGTGCGCGCCCGGGAAAAAGAGGCGGAAGACCTGGTTGCCCAGCAGGCCGAACGGTTGGAGACGATTTCCGGTATGACCGCCGAGGAGGCCAAGCAGACCATCATCGCCGGCATGGAGAGCGAGGCGCGCCACGACGCCGCCAAGCGGATCAAGCAGATCGAGGATGAGGCCAAGGAGACTGCCGACAAGAAGGCCAAGGAAATCCTCGCCCTGGCCATTCAGCGCTACGCCGGTGATTATGTCGCGGAAAAGGCGGTCAGCGTGGTGCCCTTGCCGACGGACGAGATGAAAGGCCGCATCATCGGCCGCGAAGGGCGCAACATCCGCGCCATCGAAGCGGCGACCGGTATCGACCTGATCATCGACGACACCCCCGAGGCGGTGATCATCTCCGGCTTCAATCCGGTGCGCCGCGAAGTCGCCCGGCTGACCTTGGAGCGGCTGGTGGCCGACGGCCGCATTCATCCGGCGCGCATCGAAGAGGTGGTGGCCAAGGCCGAGCAGGAGGTGGATGACGCCATCCGTGAGGCCGGTGAGCAGGCGACCTTCGACGTCGGCGTGCACGGCATCCATCCCGAGATCATCAAGCTCATCGGGCGGCTGCGCTATCGTACCTCCTACGGCCAGAACGTCCTCCAGCATTCGCTGGAAGTCGCTTTCCTCTGTGGCATCATGGCCAGCGAGTTGGGGATCAACGTCAAACAGGCCAAGCGCGCCGGCCTGCTCCACGACATCGGCAAGGCGGTAGACCACGAGATTGAAGGCTCCCATGCGGTCATCGGTGCGGATCTCGCCCGCAAATACGGCGAGTCCCCCAAAATTGTTCACGCCATCGCCGCCCACCATGAGGACGAAAAGCCCGAAACCATCCTGGCGGTGCTGGTCCAGGCGGCCGACGCCCTTTCCGGCGCCCGTCCCGGCGCTCGGCGCGAGATGCTCGAAACCTACGTCAAGCGTCTCGAGGATCTGGAGCGCATCGGCACTTCCTTTTCCGGGGTCTCCAGCTGCTACGCCATCCAGGCGGGGCGTGAAATCCGGGTCATGGTATCGAGCGAGGATGTCACCGATGCCCAGTCCTACGTGCTGGCCAAAGATATCGCCCGCAAGATCGAAGCCGAGATGACCTATCCCGGTCAGATCAAGGTCAACGTCATTCGCGAAACCCGGGCCACCGAATACGCCAAATAG
- a CDS encoding 5-formyltetrahydrofolate cyclo-ligase, whose translation MPKQSLRTAMLERRRRISMADRAAWGQAAQSRLLSTPEYVAANVLALYSPVRDEVPTDTIFHAAREAGKRLAYPRVAATGLEFVEVSDLDGMRPGRFGILEPVGVSLLPLATIDLMVIPGVAYDLEGFRLGYGKGCYDRFFHGSDVKPLRAGFCYELQLTASLPVENHDIAMHLLITESRILRFAPQLGEVAAPGGTPLTTS comes from the coding sequence ATGCCCAAGCAATCCCTTCGTACCGCCATGCTCGAACGGCGTCGGCGGATCTCGATGGCCGACCGTGCCGCCTGGGGCCAAGCTGCCCAATCCCGGCTGCTGAGCACCCCGGAATATGTCGCCGCGAACGTTTTGGCCCTGTATAGCCCGGTTCGCGACGAAGTTCCCACGGATACGATTTTTCATGCCGCCCGCGAGGCGGGTAAACGGCTGGCTTATCCCCGAGTCGCCGCAACCGGTCTGGAATTCGTCGAGGTGTCCGACCTCGACGGCATGCGCCCTGGACGCTTCGGCATCCTCGAACCCGTTGGCGTAAGCCTCCTTCCGCTGGCGACCATCGACCTGATGGTCATCCCCGGAGTCGCCTACGACCTGGAAGGGTTCCGGTTGGGTTACGGCAAGGGTTGTTACGACCGCTTTTTCCATGGCTCCGACGTGAAACCCCTGCGGGCCGGATTCTGTTACGAACTGCAACTGACGGCGAGCCTGCCCGTGGAGAATCACGACATCGCCATGCACCTGTTAATTACCGAGTCCCGGATTCTGCGTTTCGCTCCCCAACTAGGGGAGGTCGCGGCTCCCGGGGGGACCCCCCTGACCACTTCTTAG
- a CDS encoding cell division protein ZapA — translation MKQSVEVMILGQPYVVRSAESDEEVRRIASFVNDRLNEVMASGRSADTLASAILALMNVSGRLLRQQETVASGGDEDVNRRLRILLERLDDQSAGQ, via the coding sequence TTGAAGCAATCGGTGGAGGTCATGATTCTTGGCCAGCCTTATGTGGTCAGAAGCGCGGAGTCGGACGAAGAAGTGCGGCGGATCGCGAGTTTCGTCAATGACCGACTGAATGAGGTAATGGCTTCGGGCCGTTCCGCCGATACCCTGGCCAGCGCAATACTGGCCCTGATGAATGTTTCGGGGCGTTTGCTCCGGCAGCAGGAAACGGTCGCGTCGGGTGGAGACGAGGACGTGAATCGTCGCCTGCGCATCCTGCTGGAACGACTGGACGATCAGTCTGCCGGGCAATAA
- the ftsY gene encoding signal recognition particle-docking protein FtsY, giving the protein MDQFSNLLKNYLAQFGELLKLWVQTVAPLLGQLGVPEIYREVGALGALYLLVTLVVALFILLLLRIGRRQRPVPPRRAEVTAEEEAEAEAVEEAPTPPAEITVEAPAAAPASLFERMRAGLAKTQGALVGRLDSLLSGRRVDDELLDDLEELLITADFGMATTGDVIQALRGRVARGEMSPAALRTALREELRERLKLEAGALDLNQAQPFVIMVVGVNGVGKTTTIGKLARQFTAQGKRVVLGAGDTFRAAAAEQLAIWGERAGVEVIRHGEGADPAAVAFDAAKATLARKADVLILDTAGRLHTKVNLMEEMKKIRRVLGREIPGAPHETLLVLDATTGQNALIQARLFKEAVEVSGIALTKLDGTAKGGMVVAIGAELGLPVRYVGIGEGVDDLRPFDPDLFVDALFRES; this is encoded by the coding sequence ATGGATCAGTTTTCCAATCTTCTGAAGAATTATCTCGCCCAGTTCGGAGAGTTGCTCAAGCTTTGGGTGCAGACCGTCGCTCCGCTCCTCGGGCAGCTGGGCGTGCCGGAAATCTATCGCGAAGTCGGGGCGCTCGGCGCCCTCTATCTGCTGGTCACCCTGGTGGTGGCGCTCTTCATTTTGCTGCTGCTGCGGATCGGGCGGCGCCAACGGCCGGTTCCGCCACGCCGGGCGGAAGTCACCGCTGAAGAGGAGGCCGAAGCGGAGGCGGTCGAAGAGGCGCCGACTCCACCGGCGGAAATCACGGTCGAAGCCCCGGCGGCTGCGCCCGCGAGTCTTTTCGAGCGCATGCGTGCCGGGCTGGCGAAGACCCAGGGCGCCCTGGTCGGTCGCCTCGATAGCCTGCTAAGTGGCCGTCGGGTGGACGACGAGTTGCTCGATGACCTGGAAGAATTACTCATTACCGCCGATTTCGGCATGGCCACCACCGGCGACGTCATCCAGGCGCTGCGCGGCCGGGTGGCGCGGGGCGAGATGTCCCCCGCCGCCTTGCGCACGGCCTTGCGCGAGGAGCTGCGCGAGCGCCTCAAACTGGAAGCGGGGGCGCTCGACCTGAATCAGGCCCAGCCTTTCGTGATTATGGTTGTTGGGGTCAACGGCGTCGGTAAGACCACCACCATCGGCAAGCTCGCCCGACAGTTTACCGCCCAAGGCAAGCGGGTAGTGCTCGGTGCCGGCGACACCTTTCGCGCCGCCGCCGCCGAACAACTGGCGATCTGGGGGGAGCGCGCCGGGGTCGAGGTGATTCGTCACGGCGAGGGGGCCGATCCGGCCGCCGTGGCTTTTGACGCCGCCAAGGCGACTTTGGCCCGCAAGGCTGATGTGCTGATTCTCGATACCGCCGGCCGGTTGCACACCAAGGTCAATCTCATGGAAGAGATGAAGAAGATCCGTCGGGTGCTTGGGCGGGAGATCCCCGGCGCCCCGCACGAAACCCTGTTGGTGCTCGATGCCACTACCGGGCAGAACGCCCTGATTCAGGCGCGGCTCTTCAAAGAGGCGGTCGAGGTCTCGGGCATTGCCCTGACCAAGCTGGACGGCACCGCCAAGGGGGGGATGGTGGTCGCCATCGGCGCCGAGCTGGGTCTGCCGGTGCGATATGTGGGGATCGGCGAGGGGGTCGATGATCTGCGGCCCTTCGATCCCGATCTCTTTGTCGACGCATTGTTCCGGGAGTCTTGA
- a CDS encoding roadblock/LC7 domain-containing protein: MAFKTILGDLVAAVPGAGGAILADWEGEAVDQVARMDAYELKVIGAHKGVILNRLRDLVQRLDGAEPREIVITTDRMEILVLPVTSEYFLVLTLARGEAFGRALFEARRCVARLIREIG; encoded by the coding sequence ATGGCCTTTAAGACGATTCTGGGGGATCTGGTCGCGGCGGTGCCCGGCGCCGGCGGGGCGATCCTCGCCGACTGGGAAGGGGAGGCGGTCGATCAGGTCGCCCGCATGGACGCCTACGAGCTCAAAGTGATCGGCGCGCACAAGGGGGTGATTCTCAACCGCCTGCGGGATCTGGTACAACGGCTCGATGGGGCCGAACCCCGGGAGATCGTCATCACCACGGACCGCATGGAGATTCTGGTCTTGCCGGTGACTTCCGAATATTTTCTGGTCTTGACCCTGGCGCGGGGGGAGGCCTTTGGGCGGGCGCTTTTCGAGGCGCGCCGCTGTGTCGCGCGATTGATCAGGGAGATCGGCTGA